The window ACTGAGTTTAGGCGCTGTGTCCGCCTTTAGGTTCAGACTGAACTTCTTATTGAATGGTCTACCGTCTGTGGAAGTGAGGGTAATTTCGGGGCTTATGTTACCCGTACCCCACTCGTGATTTTTTAAAAAGGCTGAATTGTACGTGAGCTTCAATGCCGTTTTGTCAGGTGTCTGCTCTAAAGTGTAGTCCGTGTTGTATGCCGGCTGTGTTAAAAGCCCGGGAAAATTTATAATCTTCTGCACGTCTGCTGCTGAGGACATTGATGTAGGCGTAATTAAGCTGAATTTTCTCGGGTTATGCAGTTTAATCGTAAGCGTCGTTACAGGCGAATCCGACGGTATGCACAGTGCTCCGTCATTACTTATTTGATAGGGCTTATCAATACTGAATCCTGTAGGAACGACTTCGCTCGACCAGTAACCTAAGAATTCTTCAGGATTGTCTATAAATTGTTTACAGCTTGTAAATACAATGGCCGTTGTCAGCAATACCGCTGAAATTATTAAAATCTCTAAAATTTTTTTCATAAAAAGCTCCAATACTAGAATTCCCACCCTACGGAAAGAGACGGCTGTACTATATATTTGGGGAAACCTGTTCTAAACGGAATTATATGATCGAGATTTACTTCGATATATAATTTTTTATAAACATAAACTTGTAAGGCTGTTCCTAAATTCATTGTCAAACCCCAATACCATGATTTTGGGCTTTTAAACTCGGGAAAAACAAATTGTGTATTTACTACAAATGCAGTGCCGAAACCCAGGTGAGCATCAAAATTGAGACGATGCCTTATTATAGGTTTCATGTAGACGGCCTGTATACCGGTTAAAAGGAGACCTGCAGACAGGGTATAATCCGAGTCTTTTTTTCTTAAGTACATTCCCGAACCGGTAAAGTTAAAGCCGAAATTTCCATAAGAACGCTTTATCGGCACAAAGCTGAACCTTAAAATACCGCTTAAGGCGGCAAAATTTTTTCCAAAGTATTCTTTAAAAAGCTTGTTCCCTGCAAAGCCGTTAAAGGCATAGCCGCCTGACAGATAAATATCAATAGGTTTTTGAAATTTAAATGTCATTTTCTGTTTTGAATCTTTTAAACCGCTTGGGTCGGTAACAACAAATTCATATTGCCCCGGATTGATTCTCAACATATTAAAACTTATTTTTGCCTTAGTTCCGTCAGGACTTATCTCTACAATTTTGCCGAAAATGGGAGCTCCACCTTCTTTTTGAAGAGCAAAGGTGGTTTCTTCCCTAAAATTCTTGCCTGAAAGACTTACAACATCACTATATTCTTCATCAAAATATATTGCAGCAGGAGAAACGGAAGAAGTTTCAGGCTGATAGGCCACAAGAATGTCAAAATAACGGTCTGCACTTACCGCATCCACCTGACCGAGAAGGTTTATAACCTTTATCCTGTATCGGTACTTTCCGGCAGGTAAGGAAACATCAAGAGAATTTTTCTTTAATTTCTTTTTATCTATAATAACCCACTTGCCGTTTTTTTCTTTTTTTTCAAGCTCGAATTCAAAATGCAAAATACCTTCTACATTTTCCCAAGAAAGCGTTTGATAAAAAACCGCTTTTTTCCCTTCCGTTTCAATAATATAATTTTTCTTTACTTCATTATTTTTTTCAGCATTTTGATTTTTATCTTCAACCTTTTGAGCAAAAGCTCCCAAAGGGAACAAAAGCAGCAAAAATAAAATCACTAAATTCCTGGTAAATATTCTTTTATCTTCCATAAAGGACTCCCGTTTCATCAGTTTCTACATTATCTTTTTTAGGTAAATCGATGTCAAAGCGTTTCCTTGAAGGGGTTCCGGTTTGAAAAACCAATCCGCTGTCCAAACGCCGTTCCGCAATAACTTCTATAAAAAATGCACCGCGCGATAATCTGCTTAAATCTTTAAATTCATAAACAAGATCCTCTGCTCCCGATTTCGCTTTAATTTCGGTGCTTGCAATTACTTTGTTTTTCTCATTATACAATTTCATAACATAATGAGTTGCCTTATCAACAGGCTTCCACTTAAAGACTATACTTCGATGTGAAGAAAAGAAGGGAATGCCTAAGACTTCTTTTTCTCCCGGGAATACAAACTTTGTCTTTGGAAGTGGCGGTATGGGCAAAACCGTAAATGCGGAATATTTTTCCGACGAAATATCGAAGCCGTCTTCGGTTTCGGCTATAACCTTCCAGCGGTATTTTCCTGATACTAAAGGCGGAAGCTGCACCTTATACCCCGCATCTTTTAAAGCAAAAACGGGAGCGCGTACGCCTACCTTTTCCAAAATAAATTCGACACCTAAAGGCGGATGAACGGAGGACCACTCTGCCTGAGAAGGATTAAGAGCGGCTTCTATACCGTCAATCTTTGCACCTTCGGTAGGTTTTAACAGCTCTACAGGCCTCAAATGTTTTGCACTAAAGCCGTGTGCCTGAGACTTTCCAAATTTTCGGCTTGAAGTCAATGTTGCATTTGCAAAGGCCTGTATATTCAATATGTAATCTCCGTCTTCAAAGTTACCCATAGCAATTTCTATTTCGGTTTTTGAAGCATAAAGGTCTTCATAAAAAGGTTTAGAGCCGGGAATTCTATCCGTTAGTTTTACCTGATAGTAATCCGCACCTTCTACCGGTTTCCAGTTAAATTTGCTTTTACGTCCGGGCACTATTACAATGCTTTTTTTTGCATTTTCCAGTTCAGGCTTATCGAGAAGAGGAATAACGTTTAATTTTTTTACGTCCGATACATACTGCTTTCCGTCCAGTTCGGTACATACGCGCCAATACCATTTTCCTTCGGGCAAAACAATTCCATCAATTCCTAAACCTTTGACAGACTTATTAACTGTAAGTTTTTTAAAATCTTCGGTATCCGAAACCTGAAAAATCTGCTCCGAATCGAAATTACTCTTCCATGTAAAGAAGGTGTCTCCTGTCAGAGGCTGAAGTAAGCAATAATCATTAGGCGGAAAAACGGCACGCAAAATAATCTCGGAGTCCATAGTTATAAAGGAAGCAACATCACTTATTCCGATTTCGTTCTCTTTTGCATCAAGAGAAGCAACGGTCATAAAATACTCTCCATTAGGCAAAATTTTTGAAGCTTCTTTTAAATCCAAATAACTCGTTATAACTATATCGTTTATAAGAACATCGGTCATCGCCTTATCTCTGGCTATTTTTACCCTGTATTTTTCCGCATCCAAATTGGGCTTCCATGAAAAGGTAAGGCCCTTTCCCTTCGAGGTATCCATAACCTTTTTCATATAAAGAAGTTTAGGTTTCTCGGCTTCTTCGGTCTTTTTTATACGAAAAACAGAAACTTCTGAGGCTTGAGCTTTAAATGAAGAATCGAATCCGTATTTTGGAAGAACACGCCAATACCAAGTTCCTTCCGTCAACTCCGAAAGCGAAAAAGATTCCGTACTCGAATTCTTTACCACTTTGGGATTTTCCATATTCTTATTGTCTGCAATTTCAACCGTGTAATATGAAGAAAGCTCATTACCTTCCCATAAAAATCTGATATGTGGAGGATTTGTATTATATGCAAAGGTTTTTTCGGCTTCAGGGAGAAGATTTACCGGGGCCGGAGCCTTTATAACCGTTACTTTTCCGGATACGGCATCTTCTTCAGACCCTGACTTAGCCGCCAATCTCCAGTGCAAGGCTCCGCTGTCATGCTTAACGGTAAATTCTTTTAAACCTCGGACATCATATCTTTTAGTATCTACGCTAAAGTTGCTCAAAGGGGAAGTTTCAAGGAATATTTCTTCATTATTGGGAAAGGAAGATTGCCACTTAAACTTAATATCGACACCTAAATCATCTCTCGATTGATTTAAGATTCTCGTATTTTTACCCGGGCTTATCATAACTAACTTGGCTGCCTGCCCCTGCTGTAAAACTGAACCGGCTTCAAGAACTTCGGTTTCTCCGGTTTTACTGCCTGTAACGGAAACGGAACCTTCTTCTACCGCAAGCTGAAGACTTTCAGCATCGCCTTTTTGTACGTGCAATACCGAACCTTTTTCGATGTTTATGTCAGCATTATTAGATTTTAAACGTAAATTATTGTTTGCCGTTTTTGCCGAAACCGAGCCCGAATTCAAATTAAGTTCCGATTCTTCATTTTTCGCAAAAATCTGAACCATCGTGTTTGAATCAACCTCGACTACATTGCTTGCATCCTCATTTCCCAAAAAATGAATTGTCGCCAAGGCTTCATTTGCGGTTCTTATCGTATCTCCGTTATATAAATAAGAATTTTGAACGGGACGATCCCATACGGCTCTATCGTTGAATTTACGCTGAACGGTTTTGTATTTGTATTCAATGGTCGCTATGGGAGTATCCGTACGTTCAAATGTTCTGTTTAGCTCCTTTACAAACAAAAACAAGTCAAAAAATATAACCGCCAGAGAAACAATGACCACAACAAGATCTAAAAAATTACTGTTTGTTTTGGGCTTGAATGTTGTATTTCTTTTCGTCTTCATTTACATCTACCTTATTCAAATTGGGAGTAGGAATTCCTAATTTTGCTCTAATTTGCGCCAAAGTCTTCGGGCCCTTTTCTCCGGCTCCGGGAATGTCAGTTTCTTCAGGCATATTTATAACCGCAAACATTCTTAAAGGAGCTGATTTTCCTTTAACCGTAACCGAGGGCATTTCTTCAACCAAGACCTTATCTTTTACAAGCCGATAAGTGTTTTCGGTAATAAGAATATCCGTTCCGAGAGGCTTATTTAAAGCTTCGGTTCGGGAGGCCAAGTTTACGGCATCGCCTATTACCGTGTACTCCATCCTCTTTTTGGAACCTATCTGACCTGCAACTACAGGGCCAGAGTTAATACCGCAGCCTATGCGGATTATGGGCTTTTTGTCGCCTCCTCTTCCTTGATTGAAGATAATTAAGGCGGCTCTCATCCTTAAAGCAGCCCTTATACAGTTAAGAGCATCCTCTCTCGGATTTCCCGCACTTGTAGGAGCACCCCAAACAGCCATAACGGCATCGCCTATAAATTTATCTACTACACCATGGGTATCGTTTACGCACTCTACCATCTGTGTCATGTATTCGTTGAGGAATTCTACAACCTCATTCGGTTCAAGTTTTTCAGAAATTGCCGTAAAGGAGCGTATATCCGAGAAGAAAATGGTTGTTTCCTTTGTTTCGCCTCCCAGTGCAAGCTCACCCTTCATAGCAAGCTCTGCAATTTCCTTGTTTATAAAGCGGCCGAACGAATCCTTGAGTCTTTCTCTTTCAGCCAAGCCCTTACCCATTCTTACAAAGCTGTTCGTTAAAAGGCCTATTTCATCCTTTGTCTTAGCCTTTAGATCAAGCTCATAATTGCCCTGCTCTATTTCTCCGGCAGCCGAGGCAAGAGCCTTAACCGGAGAACTGATCGATTTGGAGAAAAACCAGATAAACAAGACCGCAAGAGCCAAAACTGCAATGCCTAAAGTAACATTCTTAAAGGTTGACCTGACTACGGGTTCCAAAACCTTATCGGCCTCGGCTGTGGTAAGAACTGCAAGATCAGCTATCGAAATTTTTCTGTATGCACCGAACTGTTTTTTCCCTTCCTTGTCGGTAAAAAGGATTTGCCTGTTCATGTCGCCTTTTTCGCGCATTTCTATAAAAAGTTTTGAATCGCTTATGTTTATTCCGTTTTTGGTAAGCTCAAAATCGGGATGAATTAAAATATCACCTAAGTTATTTACAAGATAGGTTGTTTGAAGTTTCCCCGTACCTATATTTTCGGATAGGGTCTCGGCCGAAAAGAAGATTACCAACCCCTGATCCAAGCCCTTTTCCCTATATGGGTAAAAAAGAACAAGGATGGGCTCTCCAAAAAACGGAGAAGCATTTATAACCTGCTCGATGCCTTTTTCCGCCTGAATAGCCGTATCCATTTCGTTTTCGATAAATTCGTCGATGGCGGAATAATCCAATTCACGGGAAAGGAAAAAGTTGGTACTAACGAGTTTTCGATAAATACGCTTATTCATTCTTGCATCGGTAACCAAAACAGCCGCTACCTGAGGGTTTCTTTCAAAATAAAAATCGGCAGTCTGCTTTGCTATGCCTGACCCTGTTTCGGTCGAGTTAAGAACATCCAAAAACAAAAAAGCATTGGCCTTTATCGACAAAAGTTCCTTTTCTGCTGCAGCTCCGGCTTGAAAATTTACAGTCCTGTTGCTTTCTTCAGACATAGTTTGAATATCTTCACCTACAAACCATGTAACAAGGCCTGTTATAGTACCCAGAGAAAACACAACCAAAATCGAAATAATAGTTATCAGTTTAGCACCGATTGAGAATTTGACCTTCTCGTTTACACCCTCATTTTTTAACATAATTTCTCCAAAAAAATAAGCATTACAATTATAATTATAAGTACATTTTATCACAAAAGAACAAAATCTTCAATAAATTTAATGAAAAAATAAAATTTTATTCACTTAAAGGCAATTCTAAAAATTCCGATAATCTTTATAGAAATAAAAGTTTTTTTGGAGGAATAGATGGTTTCAAACACTTCGCCGCTTCAAGCTCTTTCTCAAATTGCAATGCCTAAGATTTCGGCAGGCGGAAGAGCCTTTGTGCCCGTCAAGGCAAGCCAAGTCCTCTACGCCCATTTTAAATATGTTTCAGGTTTTGCTCAAGCTCAGGGCCAATCGGGCATGAGTATCGACAAGCTCAGAATCTTAAACTCAATAATCGACCAACTTGTATCCATGAAAACCAATGAAGCTCAAAAAGCAAAACTTACGGAATCTGCAGCAGCTCAAATTGAATCGGAAATAAGCGAAAACCAAATAGACGGACTTTTGGATTACTACCACAATCAAATCAAAAACACGATGATACAAACCGAAAATATCGGCTATGGCGGAAATCCCCTTCCTGCAGCTGTACTCGACTTGACAGCCTAAGTTTTTTTACGCATAATTGCAGAATATGCAATGCAAAATAAAATTCGTCTTTTTTATTTCCTTTTTAACCTGTGCATTTATACAGCTAAATGCTCAAAATCTTTTTGTTCAAAAAACCAAGTATTTCGATATAATTTATTCTCCGGTATCGGAAAAGACGGCAGCCTTGATTTCGGAACATGCGGACAATTATGCCGAAGAAATTTCTCAAAAACTAAACCGTAAAATTCCAAAAAGAATGCCCATCTATATTGAAGGCGGAAAGGAAGCCTTAAACGGTTATTATACCTTTTTTCCGTACCGCCGGATTGTTCTTTTTGATACCTTGCCGGAAGAAGGTCAGCTAAGCAATTTAAGCGATATAATCTTAAAAGTCCTCTATCATGAATTAACCCATGCAATTTCACTCACATATTTTTTGCCCCTCCTCCCAATGTCCTTTACCGAGGGTGTTGCCGTTTCGTACGAAAGTGCGGAAGACGATCAGGGCAGACTAAACGATCCCCTGATAATGCACCACCTAATGCAGGGGCGGCTTGAAAATGCAAGTCCTTCATGGAAACAGGCGGCAGGAGCTAGAGATGTTTACCCCGGCGGACTTTGGCCTTATATTTACGGCGGAGCCTTTGCCCAATATCTTCAAAAAATTTACGGAATGGAAACCTATGTAAAATACTGGGCTAATCCTCTTTCCTCTTTTCCTCAGGGAAAAACAAAAAAGATTTTTGACAAGGAACTTGATAAACTTTGGAATAATTTTTTAGAATCGATTTACTTTCCCGAAAAGGCTCTCAGTCCTCAAAATCCGATTAAGGAAGCCGGAGGTTTTAGTCTTATTGCAAGCTCTAAAGACGGCTTTGCCTGTTTTGATTTTACAACAAAAAACGTAATATTTTTTGACGATTCGGGAAAAGAAGAAAAACTTTTTACTGCAAACCCTACCCTTTCTTTTTTAAGTTTTTCGCAAGACGGAAAATTTCTTTTGGTAAGCGATTTGGTGAATACCCCTCACGGCGAACACAATAGGGCAACCATCTTTGACATGCAGAAAAAAAAGTTTTTAAGTAAAGAATTTCTGTCTTTAAGGTATGCGTCCTTTTGCGGGGAAGCGCTTTGCGGAATCGAAATAAAAGGTCAGTTTTCCGAACTTGTTTTAATCGATCAAGAA of the Treponema denticola ATCC 35405 genome contains:
- a CDS encoding adenylate/guanylate cyclase domain-containing protein yields the protein MLKNEGVNEKVKFSIGAKLITIISILVVFSLGTITGLVTWFVGEDIQTMSEESNRTVNFQAGAAAEKELLSIKANAFLFLDVLNSTETGSGIAKQTADFYFERNPQVAAVLVTDARMNKRIYRKLVSTNFFLSRELDYSAIDEFIENEMDTAIQAEKGIEQVINASPFFGEPILVLFYPYREKGLDQGLVIFFSAETLSENIGTGKLQTTYLVNNLGDILIHPDFELTKNGINISDSKLFIEMREKGDMNRQILFTDKEGKKQFGAYRKISIADLAVLTTAEADKVLEPVVRSTFKNVTLGIAVLALAVLFIWFFSKSISSPVKALASAAGEIEQGNYELDLKAKTKDEIGLLTNSFVRMGKGLAERERLKDSFGRFINKEIAELAMKGELALGGETKETTIFFSDIRSFTAISEKLEPNEVVEFLNEYMTQMVECVNDTHGVVDKFIGDAVMAVWGAPTSAGNPREDALNCIRAALRMRAALIIFNQGRGGDKKPIIRIGCGINSGPVVAGQIGSKKRMEYTVIGDAVNLASRTEALNKPLGTDILITENTYRLVKDKVLVEEMPSVTVKGKSAPLRMFAVINMPEETDIPGAGEKGPKTLAQIRAKLGIPTPNLNKVDVNEDEKKYNIQAQNKQ
- a CDS encoding FecR domain-containing protein — translated: MKTKRNTTFKPKTNSNFLDLVVVIVSLAVIFFDLFLFVKELNRTFERTDTPIATIEYKYKTVQRKFNDRAVWDRPVQNSYLYNGDTIRTANEALATIHFLGNEDASNVVEVDSNTMVQIFAKNEESELNLNSGSVSAKTANNNLRLKSNNADINIEKGSVLHVQKGDAESLQLAVEEGSVSVTGSKTGETEVLEAGSVLQQGQAAKLVMISPGKNTRILNQSRDDLGVDIKFKWQSSFPNNEEIFLETSPLSNFSVDTKRYDVRGLKEFTVKHDSGALHWRLAAKSGSEEDAVSGKVTVIKAPAPVNLLPEAEKTFAYNTNPPHIRFLWEGNELSSYYTVEIADNKNMENPKVVKNSSTESFSLSELTEGTWYWRVLPKYGFDSSFKAQASEVSVFRIKKTEEAEKPKLLYMKKVMDTSKGKGLTFSWKPNLDAEKYRVKIARDKAMTDVLINDIVITSYLDLKEASKILPNGEYFMTVASLDAKENEIGISDVASFITMDSEIILRAVFPPNDYCLLQPLTGDTFFTWKSNFDSEQIFQVSDTEDFKKLTVNKSVKGLGIDGIVLPEGKWYWRVCTELDGKQYVSDVKKLNVIPLLDKPELENAKKSIVIVPGRKSKFNWKPVEGADYYQVKLTDRIPGSKPFYEDLYASKTEIEIAMGNFEDGDYILNIQAFANATLTSSRKFGKSQAHGFSAKHLRPVELLKPTEGAKIDGIEAALNPSQAEWSSVHPPLGVEFILEKVGVRAPVFALKDAGYKVQLPPLVSGKYRWKVIAETEDGFDISSEKYSAFTVLPIPPLPKTKFVFPGEKEVLGIPFFSSHRSIVFKWKPVDKATHYVMKLYNEKNKVIASTEIKAKSGAEDLVYEFKDLSRLSRGAFFIEVIAERRLDSGLVFQTGTPSRKRFDIDLPKKDNVETDETGVLYGR